TCTTCTCGTGCAGCAGGATATAGGCGTCTTCCAGATCCGCGATCATCTTGTCGGGATTGGTGACGAAATAGGGCGACAGATAGCCGCGGTCGAACTGCATGCCTTCGACCACATCGGTTTCGGTCTCGAGGCCCTTGTTCTCTTCGACGGTGATCACACCCTCGTTGCCGACCTTCTGCATGGCTTCGGCGATCTGCTGGCCGATGAAGGCCTCGCCATTGGCCGAGATGGTGCCGACCTGCGCCACTTCGGCGCTGTCGCTGACCGGACGCGAGGCGGCCTTGATGGCCTCGACGACCTTGGTGGTGGCCAGGTCGATGCCGCGCTTCAGATCCATCGGGTTCAGACCGGCGGCGACCGATTTCAGGCCTTCGCGGATGATGGCCTGGGCCAGAACGGTCGCGGTGGTGGTGCCGTCGCCGGCCTCGTCATTGGTGCGCGAAGCGACTTCGCGGACCATCTGGGCGCCCATGTTCTCGAACTTGTCGGTCAGCTCGATTTCCTTGGCGACCGAAACACCGTCCTTGGTGATGCGCGGGGCGCCGAAGGATTTGTCGATCACGACGTTGCGGCCTTTGGGGCCGAGGGTGACCTTGACGGCATCCGCAAGGACGTTCACGCCTTTCAGCATACGGTCGCGGGCGTCGGTGCTAAACTTGACTTCTTTCGCAGCCATTTGATTCTCCTGAATTTATCGTTGAAGGTGGCGTATTTCCGGGATCAGCTGATGATGCCCAGAATGTCGCTTTCCTTCATGATCAGCAGCTCTTCGCCATCGACGGTGACTTCGGTGCCCGACCATTTGCCGAACAGAACGCGGTCGCCTGCCTTGACGCTCGGCGCGATCAGTTCGCCCGAATCCTTGCGCGCACCTTCGCCGACCGAGATGATCTCGCCTTCGGCAGGTTTTTCTTTCGCGCTGTCGGGGATGATCAGGCCACCCTTGGTCTTTTCATCCGATTCGACGCGGC
The Paracoccus alcaliphilus DNA segment above includes these coding regions:
- a CDS encoding co-chaperone GroES, producing MAFKPLHDRVLVRRVESDEKTKGGLIIPDSAKEKPAEGEIISVGEGARKDSGELIAPSVKAGDRVLFGKWSGTEVTVDGEELLIMKESDILGIIS